GAATGTTACCGCCTCCCCAGGTCAAACCAGAATGATGGTCGCGAAACGGCGGATTATTAATGCCCCATTCTTCAATCCCGGAGGTTTCTTTCTTTATCTGTAGAGGTTTCTTCTTTTTGCCTTTGTACGATGCAATGATTTGTTTGATCTCTTCGTCGCGTAGATGTTTATCGTACAAATAGGTTGGTATGCAAACGATAAATAGCAGGAACAGGCCGGAGTAAAACAAAAAAGCATTGGCGCTGAATTCGGCTATGATACCGATGGCCCGGAAGATCAAGAGAATACCTCCGGTGATTCCTGAAACATAAATGATGCCGGTTCTCATAGGTCAGAATTTTATATTCGTTCTTTTAAATGTACTCATCCTGACGGAGATTAACAAAATCGGAGGCTACCTGCCGGCTGCAATTTCAGCTGTGCTTTGCAACGCCGCAAACCAACGACCAATGATTTTTTGATGGTACCGGATAATCTCTTCCGCTTTCATGAAGTCATTATCGTACGTGCTGTGGGCATCGTGTACCAGGATGGTGTGGTAGTTTTTGGCAAACGCACTCCGGCAAGTGGTATCGATGCAGTATTCCGTTTGCAGTCCGGTAATGTATAGTGTGTCGATTCTGTTTTCCTGCAGAATGGAAGTCAATTCCGTATGGTAAAACGAATCAGGCGTTCTCTTATCCAGAA
This Prolixibacter sp. NT017 DNA region includes the following protein-coding sequences:
- a CDS encoding cysteine hydrolase family protein; translated protein: MSNSYSSYSPSNHRGALLVIDMQEGFFTDQNEPVYRQKELIENINQLTDHFRNKYRPIIFIRHTEKPGEELVEGSEAWNVCHQLTQKDDDYFLDKRTPDSFYHTELTSILQENRIDTLYITGLQTEYCIDTTCRSAFAKNYHTILVHDAHSTYDNDFMKAEEIIRYHQKIIGRWFAALQSTAEIAAGR